In Pantoea cypripedii, the following proteins share a genomic window:
- a CDS encoding YbjN domain-containing protein gives MDSLVVPDIDVLRRWLDQQNITWFECDACQALHLPHMQNFDGVFDAKIDLVDGVILFSALAEVKPTALIPLVGDLSQINASSLTVKAFIDIQDDNLPKLIVCQSLSTSAGLTFGQFSYFMKQSEEQVSMVIMEAFANNLLMMGEEEDRQPSSVGRAMLH, from the coding sequence ATGGATTCACTGGTCGTTCCTGACATCGACGTGCTGCGTCGCTGGCTGGATCAACAAAATATCACCTGGTTCGAATGCGATGCCTGCCAGGCTTTGCATCTGCCGCATATGCAGAATTTTGACGGGGTGTTTGATGCAAAAATCGACCTTGTGGATGGCGTGATCCTGTTTTCCGCGCTGGCTGAAGTCAAGCCGACGGCGTTGATTCCGCTGGTGGGCGACTTATCACAAATCAATGCCAGCTCCCTGACGGTGAAAGCCTTTATCGACATTCAGGATGACAATCTGCCGAAGCTGATTGTCTGTCAGTCCCTCAGTACCAGCGCAGGGTTAACCTTTGGTCAATTCTCGTATTTTATGAAGCAAAGCGAGGAGCAGGTTTCCATGGTGATTATGGAAGCGTTCGCCAATAATTTGCTGATGATGGGCGAGGAAGAGGACCGGCAACCCAGCTCGGTCGGCCGCGCGATGCTGCACTGA
- the potF gene encoding spermidine/putrescine ABC transporter substrate-binding protein PotF, whose protein sequence is MFNQRQKWLSGVVAGVLMTASAGTLAADKTLHVYNWSDYISADTVPNFEKETGIKVVYDVFDSNEVLEGKLMAGSTGYDVVVPSSSFLARQLQSGVFQELDKSKLPNYKNLDPALMAKVAQHDPGNKFAIPYLWGTTGIGYNVDKVKAILGKDAPVDSWDLVLKPENLEKLKSCGVSFLDAPEEIFATVLNYLGKDPNSSDPKDYSGAATDLLLKLRPSIRYFHSSQYINDLANGNICVAIGWSGDILQAKDRAAQAKNGVNLAYSVPKQGALAFFDMMAIPKDAKNLDEAYQWLNYIMDPKVIADISNKMNYANGNKASLPLINADVRNNPGIFPPAEIMSKLFVLKVQDPKLDRVRTRAWTKVKSGK, encoded by the coding sequence ATGTTCAACCAACGTCAAAAATGGTTGTCAGGTGTGGTTGCTGGTGTGCTGATGACAGCTTCAGCTGGTACGCTGGCCGCAGATAAAACGCTGCACGTTTATAACTGGTCTGATTATATCTCGGCGGATACGGTCCCGAATTTCGAGAAAGAGACGGGGATTAAAGTCGTTTACGACGTGTTTGATTCCAACGAAGTGCTGGAAGGCAAACTGATGGCAGGCAGCACCGGTTATGACGTGGTGGTGCCATCTTCCAGCTTCCTCGCGCGTCAGCTGCAATCCGGCGTGTTCCAGGAACTGGATAAGAGCAAGCTGCCGAACTACAAAAACCTCGATCCGGCGCTGATGGCCAAAGTGGCACAGCACGATCCAGGCAACAAGTTCGCTATCCCTTACCTGTGGGGTACCACCGGCATCGGCTATAACGTCGATAAAGTGAAAGCGATCCTCGGCAAAGATGCGCCAGTGGATAGCTGGGATCTGGTGCTGAAGCCAGAAAACCTGGAAAAACTGAAAAGCTGTGGTGTTTCCTTCCTCGATGCGCCGGAAGAGATTTTTGCCACCGTGCTGAACTATCTCGGCAAAGATCCGAACAGCTCTGATCCGAAAGATTATTCCGGCGCTGCTACCGATCTGCTGCTGAAACTGCGTCCGAGCATTCGCTATTTCCACTCTTCGCAGTACATCAATGACCTCGCTAACGGCAACATCTGTGTGGCGATCGGCTGGTCTGGTGACATCCTGCAAGCGAAAGATCGTGCGGCACAGGCGAAAAACGGTGTGAACCTGGCGTACAGCGTACCGAAGCAGGGCGCTCTGGCGTTCTTCGACATGATGGCGATTCCGAAAGATGCGAAAAATCTCGACGAAGCCTATCAGTGGCTGAACTACATCATGGATCCGAAAGTGATCGCCGACATCTCTAACAAGATGAACTATGCCAACGGCAACAAGGCGTCACTGCCGCTGATCAATGCGGATGTACGTAACAACCCAGGCATCTTCCCGCCTGCGGAGATTATGTCCAAGCTGTTTGTGCTGAAAGTCCAGGATCCGAAGCTGGATCGTGTGCGCACCCGTGCGTGGACTAAAGTTAAAAGTGGTAAGTAA
- the potG gene encoding putrescine ABC transporter ATP-binding subunit PotG yields MSDAIPRPQNKNAKALTPLLEIRNLTKSFDGQHAVDDVSLTIYKGEIFALLGPSGCGKSTLLRMLAGFEVPSSGQIVLDGQDLSHVPPYQRPINMMFQSYALFPHMTVEQNIAFGLKQDKLPKDEITSRVAEMLALVHMQEFAKRKPHQLSGGQRQRVALARSLAKRPKLLLLDEPMGALDKKLRDRMQLEVVDILERVGVTCVMVTHDQEEAMTMAGRIAIMNRGKFAQIGEPEEIYEHPTNRFSAEFIGSVNVFEGLLRERREDGLVLDSPGLVHPLKVQTDVSIVDNVPVHVALRPEKVMLCEDVPADGCNFAVGEVVHIAYLGDLSIYHVRLKSGQMISAQLQNAHRYRKGAPTWGDEVRLCWDADSCVVLTV; encoded by the coding sequence GTGAGCGACGCGATTCCCCGCCCCCAAAATAAAAATGCAAAGGCGTTAACGCCATTGCTGGAAATCCGCAATCTGACCAAGTCCTTTGACGGCCAGCACGCCGTGGATGATGTCAGTCTGACCATTTACAAAGGTGAGATTTTTGCTCTGCTGGGCCCTTCGGGCTGCGGCAAATCGACCCTGCTGCGTATGCTGGCGGGCTTCGAGGTGCCGAGTAGCGGTCAAATTGTGCTGGATGGGCAGGATCTCTCCCATGTGCCGCCGTATCAGCGGCCCATCAATATGATGTTCCAGTCTTATGCTCTGTTCCCGCACATGACGGTGGAGCAGAACATCGCGTTTGGCCTGAAGCAGGACAAACTGCCAAAAGACGAAATCACCAGCCGCGTGGCGGAAATGCTGGCGCTGGTGCATATGCAGGAATTTGCCAAACGTAAGCCGCATCAGCTTTCTGGCGGACAGCGTCAGCGTGTGGCGCTGGCACGTAGCCTGGCAAAACGTCCGAAGCTGCTGCTGCTGGATGAACCCATGGGTGCGCTGGATAAAAAGCTGCGCGACCGTATGCAACTGGAAGTGGTGGATATCCTCGAACGCGTCGGTGTGACCTGCGTGATGGTGACCCACGACCAGGAAGAAGCGATGACCATGGCGGGCCGTATCGCGATTATGAATCGCGGAAAATTCGCGCAGATTGGCGAGCCGGAGGAGATCTACGAGCATCCGACCAACCGCTTCAGCGCGGAGTTTATCGGCTCGGTGAACGTGTTTGAGGGACTGCTGCGTGAGCGGCGTGAAGACGGCCTGGTGCTGGATAGCCCTGGCCTGGTCCATCCGCTGAAAGTGCAGACCGACGTTTCTATTGTTGATAACGTGCCGGTCCATGTCGCGCTGCGTCCGGAAAAAGTGATGCTGTGTGAAGACGTGCCTGCCGACGGCTGCAACTTTGCCGTGGGCGAAGTGGTGCATATCGCGTATCTCGGTGATTTGTCGATTTACCACGTCCGTCTGAAGAGTGGCCAGATGATCAGTGCGCAGTTGCAAAACGCCCATCGCTACCGCAAAGGCGCGCCAACCTGGGGCGACGAAGTGCGTTTGTGCTGGGATGCTGACAGCTGTGTGGTTCTGACGGTTTAA
- the potH gene encoding putrescine ABC transporter permease PotH → MSQISQPGTPEAEQPGTPLQRWATRIKMQHGRKLVIALPYVWLVLFFLLPFLIVLKISFADIARAIPPYTDLITWADDQLNLVLNLGNYLQLTDDPLYADAYLQSLKVAAISTIICLMIGYPLAWAVAHSKPSMRSILLLLVILPSWTSFLVRVYAWMGLLNNNGILNRFLMWLGVIDHPLVILYTNTAVYIGIVYCYLPFMVLPIYTALTRIDYSLVEASLDLGARPLKTFFSVIVPLTKGGIIAGSMLVFIPAVGEYVIPELLGGPDSIMIGRILWQEFFNNRDWPVASALAVIILLILILPIVWFHKHQNRELGEKE, encoded by the coding sequence ATGAGCCAGATTTCTCAACCCGGCACCCCGGAAGCCGAACAGCCGGGCACGCCGCTGCAACGCTGGGCCACGCGCATCAAGATGCAGCATGGTCGCAAGCTGGTGATCGCACTGCCTTATGTGTGGCTGGTGCTGTTCTTTTTGCTGCCGTTCCTGATCGTGCTGAAAATCAGTTTTGCCGATATTGCGCGTGCGATCCCGCCCTACACCGATTTGATCACCTGGGCTGACGATCAGCTCAATCTGGTGCTTAATCTGGGGAACTATCTGCAACTGACGGACGATCCGTTGTATGCCGATGCGTATCTGCAATCGCTGAAAGTGGCGGCCATTTCCACCATCATCTGTCTGATGATTGGTTATCCGCTCGCCTGGGCGGTAGCTCACAGCAAGCCGTCGATGCGTTCCATTCTGCTGCTGCTGGTGATCCTGCCGTCATGGACCTCGTTCCTGGTGCGTGTGTACGCCTGGATGGGGCTGCTGAACAATAACGGCATCCTCAACCGTTTCCTGATGTGGCTGGGGGTCATCGATCATCCGCTGGTGATCCTCTACACCAACACCGCGGTGTATATCGGTATCGTTTACTGTTATCTGCCGTTTATGGTGCTGCCCATCTATACCGCACTGACGCGTATTGATTACTCGCTGGTGGAAGCCTCGCTCGACCTCGGCGCGCGTCCGCTGAAGACCTTCTTCAGCGTCATTGTGCCGCTGACCAAAGGCGGGATTATTGCCGGTTCGATGCTGGTGTTTATCCCGGCAGTAGGGGAGTACGTGATCCCGGAACTGCTGGGCGGCCCGGATAGCATCATGATTGGTCGTATCCTGTGGCAGGAATTCTTTAACAACCGCGACTGGCCGGTGGCTTCAGCGCTGGCGGTGATCATTCTGTTAATCCTGATCCTGCCGATTGTCTGGTTCCACAAACATCAAAACCGTGAGCTGGGAGAGAAGGAATGA
- the potI gene encoding putrescine ABC transporter permease PotI, whose product MNQLPAIRSPWRTAILVLGFMFLYAPMLLLVAYSFNSSQLVTVWEGFSFHWYHVLFQDDAMIDAVVLSLTIAALSATMAVVLGTIAAVIIVRFGRFRGHNGFAFMLTAPLVMPDVITGLSLLLLFVAMGNTLGWPSDRGMLTIWLAHVTFCTAYVAVVINSRLRELDRSIEEAAMDLGATPLKVFFVITVPMIAPAIITGWLLAFTLSLDDLVIASFVTGPGATTLPMAIFATVRRGVNPEINALASLILFVVGLVGFIAWRFMAHEEKQRLRDIQKARRG is encoded by the coding sequence ATGAATCAGTTACCTGCAATCCGCTCTCCGTGGCGCACCGCGATCCTGGTGCTGGGTTTTATGTTCCTGTATGCGCCGATGCTGCTGTTGGTGGCCTACTCGTTTAACAGCTCACAACTGGTAACGGTATGGGAAGGCTTCTCGTTCCACTGGTATCACGTGTTGTTCCAGGATGACGCGATGATCGATGCGGTGGTACTTAGCCTGACCATCGCGGCGTTGTCTGCGACCATGGCCGTGGTGCTGGGAACCATTGCGGCGGTGATTATCGTGCGTTTTGGTCGCTTCCGGGGCCATAACGGATTTGCGTTTATGCTCACCGCCCCGCTGGTCATGCCCGATGTGATCACCGGTTTGTCGCTGCTGCTGCTGTTTGTCGCGATGGGGAATACCCTCGGCTGGCCGAGCGATCGTGGCATGCTGACCATTTGGCTGGCGCATGTGACCTTCTGTACCGCTTATGTGGCGGTGGTGATCAACTCGCGCCTGCGTGAATTGGATCGCTCCATCGAAGAAGCGGCAATGGACCTCGGAGCAACGCCACTCAAGGTGTTCTTTGTCATCACCGTGCCGATGATCGCACCCGCGATCATTACCGGCTGGCTGCTGGCGTTTACCCTGTCGCTGGATGACCTGGTGATTGCCAGCTTTGTCACCGGCCCAGGGGCAACGACGCTGCCGATGGCAATTTTTGCCACCGTGCGTCGTGGGGTGAACCCGGAGATCAACGCCCTGGCGTCGCTGATTTTGTTTGTGGTCGGGCTGGTGGGCTTTATTGCCTGGCGCTTTATGGCACACGAAGAAAAACAACGTTTGCGTGATATTCAGAAAGCAAGACGTGGCTGA
- a CDS encoding YbjO family protein yields MSETLKHVPVLTPAPVTVAGIAIIATRCISVLMLANELGYDELVNFVHRSAQAWDSTLIFVASQLIFLFELRCAFTLMRGSNRGRWGYVATQVVVLGYMLLASMGWIYPEIFSIHGESNAQIIHHTLLQKLPDAMVLLLLFVPASSRAFFRRR; encoded by the coding sequence ATGTCGGAAACCCTGAAGCATGTCCCCGTTTTAACCCCAGCGCCGGTCACGGTGGCGGGGATCGCCATTATCGCCACCCGCTGCATCAGCGTGCTGATGCTCGCCAATGAGCTGGGTTATGACGAGCTGGTCAACTTTGTGCACCGCAGTGCCCAGGCCTGGGATTCCACCCTCATCTTCGTCGCCAGCCAGCTGATTTTCTTATTTGAGCTGCGCTGCGCCTTTACCCTGATGCGTGGCAGTAACCGGGGCCGCTGGGGCTATGTCGCCACCCAGGTTGTGGTGCTGGGCTATATGCTGCTGGCGTCGATGGGGTGGATATACCCGGAAATCTTCAGCATCCACGGTGAGAGCAACGCCCAGATCATCCACCATACGCTACTCCAGAAGCTGCCGGATGCGATGGTGCTGTTGCTGTTGTTTGTCCCGGCCAGCAGCCGCGCTTTTTTCCGTCGCCGGTGA
- the rlmC gene encoding 23S rRNA (uracil(747)-C(5))-methyltransferase RlmC, which yields MHCALYDAGRCRSCQWLEKPYPQQLNEKQSLLEQLLAQQAVSEWCPPVTSPGQGFRNKAKMVVSGSVERPVLGMLSREGDAVDLCACPLYPASFAPVFALLKPFIARAGLTPYNVARKRGELKFLLLTESTQGGMMLRFVLRSSAKLAQLRAALPWLQQQLPQLTVISANIQPVHMAILEGDEEIALTPDQALAESFNNVPLYIRPQSFFQTNPQVAAALYATARDWVAQLDVHSMWDLFCGVGGFGLHCATPEMQLTGIEISAEAIACARQSAQQLGLDKVSFAALDSTQFATGRDQVPQLVLVNPPRRGIGAELCDYLSQMAPDYILYSSCNPQSMAQDIARLSDYDVSRVQLFDMFPHTAHFEVLTLLTKRGQGGATQRSS from the coding sequence ATGCATTGCGCGCTTTATGATGCCGGTCGCTGCCGTTCCTGCCAGTGGCTGGAAAAACCCTACCCACAACAGCTGAACGAAAAACAATCGCTGCTGGAACAACTGCTGGCGCAACAGGCGGTGAGCGAGTGGTGTCCGCCGGTGACCTCGCCTGGGCAGGGGTTTCGTAATAAAGCCAAAATGGTAGTTAGTGGCAGCGTGGAGCGTCCGGTATTGGGCATGCTGTCGCGCGAGGGCGATGCCGTCGATCTCTGCGCCTGCCCGTTATATCCCGCCAGTTTTGCCCCGGTGTTTGCGCTGCTAAAACCCTTTATCGCGCGGGCGGGTTTAACGCCGTACAACGTGGCGCGCAAGCGTGGAGAACTGAAGTTTCTGCTGCTTACCGAAAGCACCCAGGGCGGCATGATGCTGCGTTTTGTACTGCGTTCCAGCGCCAAGCTGGCACAGTTGCGTGCGGCGCTGCCGTGGCTGCAACAGCAACTGCCGCAGCTGACGGTGATTTCTGCCAATATCCAGCCGGTACATATGGCGATTCTGGAAGGCGACGAGGAAATTGCGCTGACGCCCGACCAGGCATTAGCGGAAAGCTTCAACAACGTGCCGTTGTATATCCGTCCGCAAAGTTTCTTCCAGACTAACCCCCAGGTGGCCGCCGCGCTGTACGCCACGGCGCGTGACTGGGTGGCGCAGCTGGATGTGCACAGCATGTGGGATCTGTTTTGTGGTGTCGGCGGGTTTGGTCTGCACTGCGCCACCCCGGAGATGCAGCTCACCGGCATTGAAATCAGCGCCGAAGCCATTGCTTGTGCGCGTCAGTCGGCACAGCAGCTGGGGTTGGATAAGGTCAGTTTTGCTGCGCTGGATTCCACGCAGTTTGCCACGGGGCGCGATCAGGTGCCGCAACTGGTGCTGGTGAATCCGCCACGTCGCGGGATTGGTGCGGAGTTATGTGATTATCTGAGCCAGATGGCACCGGATTACATCCTCTACTCCAGCTGCAATCCGCAGAGTATGGCGCAGGATATTGCGCGTCTCAGCGATTATGATGTCAGCCGGGTGCAGCTGTTCGATATGTTCCCGCATACCGCCCATTTTGAAGTGCTGACGCTACTGACCAAACGCGGCCAGGGTGGGGCGACGCAGCGTTCATCCTGA
- the artJ gene encoding arginine ABC transporter substrate-binding protein, whose translation MKKWIVAAALATLAMNASAAEKIRFASSATYPPFESLDRENQIVGFDIDLAKALCQQLKAECTFTNNAFDSLIPSLKFRRYDAIISGMDITDDRSKQVDFTQAYYANSAVVIARKGQFSDFAQLKGKRIGMENGTTHQKYLLEQHPEVVAVAYDSYQNAILDLKNGRLDGVFGDTAVVNQWLKTNADLAPVGAHVTDARYFGTGLGIAVRKGNTELRDQLNSALVAIKANGTYQQINQKWFPE comes from the coding sequence ATGAAAAAATGGATCGTTGCTGCGGCGCTGGCAACTCTGGCAATGAATGCCTCGGCAGCGGAAAAAATCCGCTTCGCTTCCTCTGCGACTTACCCTCCGTTTGAATCTCTGGATCGTGAAAATCAAATCGTCGGTTTTGATATCGACCTGGCGAAAGCGTTATGCCAGCAGCTGAAAGCCGAATGTACCTTCACCAACAACGCTTTTGACAGCCTGATCCCGTCGCTGAAATTCCGCCGCTATGACGCCATCATCTCGGGTATGGATATCACCGATGATCGCAGCAAGCAGGTGGATTTCACCCAGGCTTATTACGCCAACTCGGCGGTGGTGATCGCCCGCAAAGGCCAGTTCAGTGATTTTGCCCAGCTGAAAGGCAAGCGCATTGGCATGGAAAACGGCACGACGCACCAGAAATACTTGCTGGAGCAGCATCCAGAAGTGGTCGCGGTGGCCTATGACAGCTACCAGAACGCGATTCTCGATCTGAAAAACGGTCGCCTGGATGGTGTGTTTGGTGATACCGCCGTGGTGAACCAATGGCTGAAGACCAATGCCGATCTGGCACCGGTCGGCGCACATGTCACCGATGCCCGCTATTTCGGCACCGGGCTGGGGATTGCGGTACGTAAAGGCAACACCGAATTACGCGATCAGCTGAACAGCGCGCTGGTGGCGATCAAAGCCAATGGCACGTACCAGCAAATCAATCAGAAGTGGTTCCCGGAATAA
- the artM gene encoding arginine ABC transporter permease ArtM, whose translation MLQYLPELLKGLHTSLTLTIASLIAALMLSLLFTVVLALKVPVLNTIVKVYITIFTGTPLLVQIFLIYYGPGQFPSIQHVPWLWHLLSQPWLCAMLALSLNSAAYTTQLFYGAVRAIPSGQWQSCAALGMNRKDTLRILLPYAFKRALSSYSNEVVLVFKSTSLAYTITLMEVMGHGQLLYGRTYDVTVFAAAGLVYLCVNGLLTLMMRLIERRALAFERRN comes from the coding sequence ATGCTGCAATATTTACCTGAGCTGCTGAAAGGGCTGCACACCAGCCTGACGCTCACCATCGCCTCGCTGATTGCCGCGCTGATGCTGTCGCTGCTGTTCACCGTGGTGCTGGCGCTGAAAGTCCCGGTGCTGAATACCATCGTGAAAGTGTACATCACGATATTTACCGGTACGCCGCTGCTGGTGCAGATCTTCCTGATCTACTACGGACCGGGGCAGTTTCCCAGCATCCAGCATGTGCCGTGGTTATGGCATCTGCTGTCCCAGCCCTGGCTGTGCGCCATGCTGGCCCTGTCGCTCAACAGCGCGGCGTATACCACCCAGCTGTTCTATGGCGCGGTGCGTGCCATTCCCTCCGGCCAGTGGCAGTCCTGCGCGGCGCTGGGGATGAATCGCAAAGATACGCTGCGCATTCTGCTGCCTTATGCATTTAAACGCGCGCTGTCCTCGTACTCCAATGAGGTGGTGCTGGTGTTCAAAAGCACCTCGCTGGCCTACACCATCACCCTGATGGAAGTGATGGGCCACGGTCAGCTGCTGTATGGCCGCACTTATGATGTCACGGTGTTTGCCGCCGCCGGGCTGGTTTACCTGTGCGTCAACGGCCTGCTGACGCTGATGATGCGTCTGATTGAACGTCGCGCGCTGGCATTTGAACGCAGAAATTAA
- the artQ gene encoding arginine ABC transporter permease ArtQ — protein sequence MNEIIPLASAAGMTVGLAVCALIAGLALAMIFAGWESVRWQPLAWVGTALVTLIRGLPEILVVLFIYFGASQLLLTLSDGFHINLGLFSIPVQVQIENFDVSPFLCGVIALAMLYSAYASQTLRGALKAVPVGQWESGQALGMKKSAIFFRLIMPQMWRHALPGLGNQWLVLLKDTALVSLISVNDLMLQTKSIATRTQEPFTWYLAAAAIYLIITLFSQAVLRRIELRTTRFERGA from the coding sequence ATGAATGAAATAATTCCACTCGCAAGCGCCGCCGGTATGACCGTCGGCCTTGCCGTTTGTGCACTGATCGCCGGCCTTGCGCTGGCGATGATTTTTGCTGGCTGGGAATCGGTGCGCTGGCAACCGCTCGCCTGGGTCGGCACCGCGCTGGTCACGCTGATCCGTGGCCTGCCGGAAATCCTCGTGGTGCTGTTTATCTATTTTGGCGCATCGCAACTGTTGCTGACGCTGTCGGATGGCTTCCATATCAACCTCGGGCTGTTCAGCATTCCGGTACAGGTGCAGATTGAGAATTTCGATGTCAGCCCATTCCTGTGTGGGGTGATTGCGCTGGCGATGCTCTACTCCGCTTATGCATCACAAACCCTGCGCGGCGCGCTGAAAGCGGTGCCCGTTGGACAGTGGGAATCCGGCCAGGCGCTGGGGATGAAAAAGTCGGCGATTTTCTTCCGTCTGATCATGCCGCAAATGTGGCGTCACGCCTTGCCGGGTCTCGGTAATCAGTGGCTGGTGCTGTTGAAAGATACCGCGCTGGTATCGCTGATTAGCGTTAACGATCTGATGCTGCAAACCAAAAGTATCGCGACACGCACCCAGGAACCCTTTACCTGGTATCTGGCGGCCGCCGCTATCTATCTGATTATTACGCTGTTCAGTCAGGCGGTATTGCGCCGTATTGAATTGCGCACCACGCGTTTCGAGCGGGGGGCCTGA
- the artJ gene encoding arginine ABC transporter substrate-binding protein produces the protein MKKVVLAALLAGLSLSASAAQTLRFATEASYPPFEFVDSDNKIQGFDVDLANALCKEIDATCTFTNQAFDSLIPSLKFRRFDAVMAGMDITPEREKQVLFTKPYYDNSAIFIAQKGKLADVAALKGKRVGVQNGTTHQKYLSDKHTDITVVPYDSYQNAILDLKNGRIDAVFGDTAVVNEWLKQNPNLAALGDKVTDKAYFGTGLGIAVRMGNTELQEKFNTALDKVKADGTYKTIYNKWFQQ, from the coding sequence ATGAAAAAAGTCGTACTTGCTGCACTGCTTGCCGGTTTAAGCCTGAGCGCTTCCGCTGCGCAGACCCTGCGTTTTGCTACTGAGGCTTCTTACCCGCCGTTTGAGTTTGTCGATTCGGACAACAAAATTCAGGGCTTCGATGTCGACCTGGCGAATGCGCTGTGTAAAGAGATTGATGCAACCTGTACCTTCACCAATCAGGCCTTTGACAGCCTGATCCCAAGCCTGAAATTCCGTCGTTTTGATGCGGTGATGGCCGGTATGGACATCACGCCGGAGCGTGAAAAACAGGTCCTGTTCACCAAGCCTTACTACGACAACTCCGCGATCTTCATCGCGCAGAAAGGCAAACTGGCGGATGTGGCAGCGCTGAAAGGCAAACGTGTTGGCGTACAGAACGGTACGACTCATCAGAAATACCTGTCTGACAAACACACCGACATCACCGTGGTGCCGTACGACAGCTATCAAAACGCCATCCTCGACCTGAAAAATGGCCGTATCGATGCGGTGTTTGGTGATACCGCCGTGGTGAACGAATGGCTGAAGCAGAACCCGAACCTGGCCGCGCTGGGTGATAAAGTGACCGACAAAGCCTACTTCGGCACCGGTCTGGGTATTGCGGTGCGCATGGGCAACACTGAGCTGCAGGAAAAATTCAACACTGCGCTGGATAAAGTCAAAGCCGACGGCACCTACAAAACCATCTACAACAAATGGTTTCAGCAGTAA
- the artP gene encoding arginine ABC transporter ATP-binding protein ArtP, translating to MSIQLTGINCFYGAHQALFDINLACPQGETLVLLGPSGAGKSSLLRVLNLLEQPRSGSLQIAGNHFDFSKTPSDSAIRELRQNVGMVFQQYNLWPHLTVLQNLMEAPCRVLGLSKDQARARADKLLDRLRLTPYADRFPLHLSGGQQQRVAIARALMMEPQVLLFDEPTAALDPEITAQIVSIIRELAQTQITQVIVTHEVEVARKTASRVVYMENGHIVEQGDASHFTQPQTEAFANYLSH from the coding sequence ATGAGTATTCAACTAACCGGCATTAACTGTTTTTACGGTGCCCACCAGGCGCTGTTCGATATCAACCTGGCCTGCCCGCAGGGTGAAACGCTGGTGTTGCTCGGTCCGAGCGGCGCGGGTAAGAGTTCACTCCTGCGCGTACTCAATCTGCTGGAGCAACCGCGTTCCGGCAGTTTGCAGATCGCCGGTAATCACTTTGACTTCAGCAAAACCCCGTCAGACAGCGCGATCCGCGAGCTGCGGCAAAACGTTGGCATGGTATTTCAGCAATACAACCTGTGGCCGCATCTGACGGTGTTGCAGAACCTGATGGAAGCCCCCTGCCGCGTGCTGGGTTTAAGCAAAGATCAGGCCCGCGCCAGGGCAGACAAACTGCTGGATCGTTTGCGTCTGACGCCCTATGCCGACCGTTTCCCGCTGCACCTTTCCGGCGGCCAGCAGCAACGCGTGGCAATTGCCCGCGCCCTGATGATGGAACCGCAGGTGTTGTTGTTTGATGAACCAACCGCGGCGCTCGACCCGGAAATTACCGCGCAAATCGTCAGCATTATTCGTGAGCTGGCGCAGACGCAGATTACCCAGGTGATCGTCACCCATGAAGTGGAAGTCGCACGTAAAACTGCCAGTCGTGTGGTGTACATGGAAAACGGCCACATTGTGGAACAGGGCGACGCCAGCCACTTTACACAGCCGCAAACCGAAGCGTTTGCCAACTATCTTTCGCACTAA
- a CDS encoding lipoprotein, whose amino-acid sequence MRNKAFALLVPAALLLSACTTVEPVIKDNGPRTAACVDGGPDTVAQQFYDLRVSQPTQGLPDNSTLAKYRPYLSDRLYQKLLQANGLSNKPADWRTGDLFSSLAQGPTAAEVASASTIPNRDARNIPLRVDLTRGDRKWQDEVLMIHEGTCWVVDDVRYVGDWPHAGGGSLRQLLEESH is encoded by the coding sequence ATGAGAAACAAAGCCTTTGCGCTGCTTGTTCCCGCTGCTCTGCTGCTCAGCGCCTGTACTACCGTTGAGCCGGTGATTAAGGATAATGGTCCGCGTACCGCAGCCTGCGTCGATGGGGGACCGGACACAGTGGCCCAGCAGTTCTACGATTTACGCGTCAGCCAGCCGACGCAGGGATTGCCGGATAACTCGACGCTGGCAAAATACCGCCCTTATCTCAGCGACCGTCTGTATCAGAAACTGTTGCAGGCTAACGGGCTGAGCAATAAACCCGCCGACTGGCGCACCGGCGACCTGTTCTCCAGTCTGGCACAAGGTCCGACCGCAGCCGAGGTGGCAAGCGCCTCCACTATCCCGAATCGCGACGCGCGCAATATTCCGCTGCGCGTTGATTTAACCCGTGGTGACCGAAAATGGCAGGACGAAGTGTTGATGATCCACGAAGGCACCTGCTGGGTGGTGGATGATGTGCGCTACGTCGGTGACTGGCCGCATGCGGGTGGCGGCTCGCTGCGCCAATTGTTGGAAGAGAGTCATTAA